The following nucleotide sequence is from Vicinamibacterales bacterium.
CTGGCGGGCGAGAACCCGATGATCACGCAGGCGGGTCAGGTCAGGGCCTTCGAGCAGGAATGGGCCGCATGGCTCGGCGTCAAGCACAGCGTCATGGTGAACTCGGGGGCCTCCGCCAACCTCGTCACGATGGCCGCCGTTCGCGAGTGTTTCGGCGACGGCGAAGTGATCGTGCCGACGCTGACGTGGATCTCCGATATCGCCTCGGTGCTCCATGCCGGCCTGGCGCCGGTCTTTGTCGACATCAACCCGCGCACGCTCGGCATGGACACCGACTGCGTACTCACCGCGCTGACGCCGCGGACGCGCGCTGTCTTCCTGACTCACGTCCTCGGGTTCAACGCGCTCGGTGATCGCCTGCTGGACGAGCTGCGGGCACGCGGGATTGCGCTCGTCGAAGACGTGTGCGAGTCGCACGGCGCGACATTCCGAGGCAGGAAGCTGGGGACCTTCGGGCTCGTGTCCAACTTCTCCTTCTACTACGCGCACCACCTGACCACCGGAGAGGGCGGGATGGTGTGCACCAACGACGACCGAATCTTCGACATCGTCCGCATGTACCGGTCTCACGGCCTCGTGCGGGAATCCGTTTCGGCCGAGACCCGCGGCGCCTACGAACAACGACACCCCGACCTGAACCCGGAGTTCATCTTCGCATACCCGGCGTACAACGTCCGCAGCACGGAACTGAACGCCGTCATCGGGCG
It contains:
- a CDS encoding DegT/DnrJ/EryC1/StrS aminotransferase family protein, which translates into the protein MAFNWPLMSNNVTREDLQALTVYLAGENPMITQAGQVRAFEQEWAAWLGVKHSVMVNSGASANLVTMAAVRECFGDGEVIVPTLTWISDIASVLHAGLAPVFVDINPRTLGMDTDCVLTALTPRTRAVFLTHVLGFNALGDRLLDELRARGIALVEDVCESHGATFRGRKLGTFGLVSNFSFYYAHHLTTGEGGMVCTNDDRIFDIVRMYRSHGLVRESVSAETRGAYEQRHPDLNPEFIFAYPAYNVRSTELNAVIGRSQLPRLDGNNDQRRENFRAFLAQLDTRWFQTDFDAEGSCNYAFTLVLRQPDAGLRDRVERALRDNGIEFRRGTSGGGNQLRQPYLRRLYPEIDPASFPNVDHVHFYGWYIGNYPGLPAAWIADLCRLLNDTASGTR